The genomic interval aaaatcacATTTGCTGGTCAGCCTTTCAAGGGCACCATGGGTACACATGTGAGCcattttcaaaatgagttttGAGATAGAAACTTCCCTGCTATTCTAAGTTTCAAGTCTATAAGTAGGAAATTATTAATTGTAGAGAGAAAAATTACATGAATTGTCAAAACTAGCTAAAGTGACTACAATTTATAGAGAATTGGAAATTTGGTTAATCCAGAAGGTCTGGCTAGCATCATACATATTGTGATCCACCCAAGCATAAAAATAGCTTTAAACACCAGCCCAGCTGCTTCTGCACCAAGTGAGAGTAGGGCAGGCAGCACAGCTTTGGATCCGTATGAGGAAAGTTGCTTCTGCAAGCTAAGCTCGTGTTCTGGGAGTGATCAACATCTGGTGAAATAAGTCCTCTGTGGGCCCTGCAGGACTCCCACAGTGGCCCTCTCCTTTTCAGCCAGAAAGAGACCAGAAAAGGGAATGTTTGCCTGAATTTAAGGGCACAGGTTTGACAAAGGGCATATGAGGGTAAGACTCACAGAACACAACCAGTGAAACCCTAACCAGTAAGAAAGAAGTATCAGGAATCTAAGGGAAAATAGCAataactttttcattttacttaataAGTATTTAAGTACATGTTTTCCATTCTAAAAGGAAGTAATTCCTCAGCCAGAAGTTGAAAGGTACCCTCTAAAAAAATGCAAACCTAAAATAGTATATACATTTACACtagaaaaatctttaaacattCCTATTCCTCAAGTGTTGAGCCTACCTTTCCAAAATAAGATGGAAATGTGAGACCTGTAGCTACATTACCAATAATCAATGCAGAATTGCAAGAGAATGTACTTTAAGTTCATATGGCAAGCACACTTTTCTTGGCAATTTTATCAATAGCTTTAAAATCAGCAATCCAATGATTGTGGCAAAAACTCAGTGCATTGtgatgtatttatttcattatttaaaaaagtagtgttttaaatttctcatttctcactGAGGACCAAGCAGCGTTTTCTAGTAAATGATCCTCACTATCTAAGAGTCTGACAGCACCTCTTAGACAAAATATACTGTAGGTTttaattaagcatttttaaaaagctattttccAATACTGCCAATAAAATGTCTGGGCTATTTTTACATACTCTTAAAGCCTTTAAAATGGTGCTAAATCAAAATGAACTTAATTTTAAACAGGGATTTTTATGTCCCAAGGAGAGAGTTTGATTTTCAAGGCTTCTGAAATCTACTTGCCTAACTGCCAAAAGCAAGTTTACTTTGTACACAAATGAAGAACATCTATTGCTACACTGCTTATTCTTCTACCTATCTTACTTTACCCTGTTTTGCCTACTGTGCTGCTTTAGTTAGAATATCAAATTTTATAATGAGggaagaaattaaatgaaaagacTTTTTGCTATAACTGTAAAATGTCTATGGGTTattcagaaaatcaaacaaatctAACTTCAGTTAAAGAAATGACCATTAATGGAAATTTACTGAATGTACCCTcagctcctttctttcctttcaatgTTTCTGTGAGATCTGAATGGATACACACACTATTTGTGTTTGGGTAATAAAGATTAACCAACTCCTCCCCAGATCAGATGTAAAGATTCAATTCCAGCACAGGTCAAATTCTTTTATTCTAAGAACCAGGGCAAACAGTTCAATGTAATAAAATTACACAAGTCCTGGCAGATAGTCCGTAGTTAAAATGCTCTGAATGAATTACTTACAACGAAATTTGCTACTATCAAATGAAAGCAAACTTGTAATTTATTCCTAATCATTACCCATGTAATACTCTGTTACCAATGGGAAAATAACAGACTAAACACCCGATTAAAGAGAGATTTCATGTTGGGTAGAGCACTGGACTTGAAATCAGATGTATGAGTTAGAttttcagctctgccacttaccttTTTGATCACAGGAAAATTCTCAACATGGGCTTCATTTCCAATACTTACCGAACGTCAGTAAAATAATGAATGTGAATGTGCTTTGCAAACTATAAGGCAATCTGCAACTGGAAAGCATTTCCTCAATCAAcaatttgttaacattttaacaatttaaCAATAGACCCTTTTAAATCACATAAACTATTCCTTAGGTCTCCCTACACTGGTCAGCCACATCTACTCCCACAGAAAATTTTTTTGGTCACTCTGAGAAGCCTGAGTTTGTTCCCAAAACAGGGGAttagggagaggaaaagaaagtaagAGATCTTGTTCGAATATTTATACATGTGTGATATTCTGGGGTGCTTAATTAAATTTCTAGTCCTTCTTTAAAGTAGGTATATTGCTGGTATTTGAAATTTTTACCCTGAAAGCatcacttttaaaatacaatgaatGCAAATGAATAATGATTGTGAACAACTTTAGTTAACTTTAATTAAGTGAGGTCCTCTTTAATTGTTATAGGTCAAATACCTCATTAGTCTAAACACTGTCCAATTCTGAGGGATTGAATGTCACCTAAAATAAGTAATCCATCAATGATAGCTGGGAAATTTCTGCTATACGGAAATCttattctaataaaatataaaaaataagttcaatacaataaaaacaatgtGCTCCTAGTGCCTATAACTAATAGCAACAAGTTTGGCAGTAGTACACTCAAAAGAAACATAAGATTCCTTCACGGTGATAAAAGTGTCTAACACTGCAAAAATTAAttactacagatttttttttgctttttaataccAAGTGCTATCATAATATTACTAATTTAGCTGACTGATTCTCTCACCCCTCCTAAAGCTGCCTTTTTATATCCTCTTATCTCAtgaataaaaaacaggaaattttTCACCTCAAGTCATTTTGAACTATGAATTCTACATCAGGTaaggtagaaaaagaaacaaatagtcaTACATATGTTAACAGTCAAGCTGATCCTGTGAACCTGTGTGTTTAAAATGTGAAGACTTCATCTTCAATAAATGattatcattatttcatttattaataaagTCATGTTTAAGGTTATACTTCTATGTCTTTCTTTCTAATCAACTTGAGGAAATTCCCTTAAAGTACTTACTTATTTGCAATGTGACTGTAGGTAAATGAGATCATATATTAATTCTGTGTTACATGAGAAAAGCTGTCTCACAGATTTATAATCTCACTTCACTTAAATAGTAATCTATAAACAACaatgtaaagtattttaaatgcaaGTAAAGACTAACAGAAAAGTGAGAATTTTGGGTGGAGACTTTTAATTTAGGTTTGTGtttctaaatataataataacagtagCAACAATAACAATGGTAATAGCTGTAAAATAATTCATGtatagcacttactatgtgccaggcactgttctaagcacttcctatcaattaaaatggctttttgAAATACATGACTTCTACTAAAGATGGTATTTTTTCCTCTGTCAAAGGGTTATATTTTTGTCTCCTAatatgatttcttttgttttaatgttagATAGGAAGATAAGGAGAGATAAGAAATGGGTGAAAATTATTCTGcagctttataatttaaaaaaaggatcaGAATCATTCAGCTTGTTCTTAACACTTCCCAGACAACATTCTACCATACATTTTACATTGAAATGCCAACCAAAGTCATTTCCTAAAATGGGCTgtttcaccaccaccaccaccaccgccgcctccccccaacccccaccattCCTTTCTTGTATTTCAGCAAATTATGTGCAGGAATCACTTTCAAGACCAATTATTTTGCAAGAAACTAAATCAGTTTAAACTGTTGAAATTTCACTTCACTAAAACTATCTTACATATGTGAAGTACTTTAACATTTCAAAGTGCTTCCACGTTGATTTTATTTCAACCTAAGCGCCTGACTCCCTGTGAGATACAGCTTCCTTGCTGTAGTCTCTCAATAAAGCTAGCAATTTCCTCAATAAACAATGCATTTACAGAATGTTAAATCTCCAAAATAGCTACAAAGTCATAAATCGGTAATTTATGCTAAAATAATGATCATTGCATCTAGATAATCCTTGGGAAGCCagaatttatttaagaaacaataagatttcactattttacatctTCACTTTCAGAAAGATCAGGGTATTTGAAAGTATAGATAAACCTCTATGAAAACTGGTCCTTTTGTACTACAGGGACACAGGCAGCTATGTATCGGCTACATCAAAATTATAAATGGTGTCTTCAACAGTTAGGCTCAAACAATAGCTTGAGATCAATTTTCACGTATATTCTACAGAATTTTATAGCTCTATTCTTGAAAAGCTTATTGTGGATTAAAGTCTcggaaatgaaattatatattttaaatgtatgattaTGGTAGCAGTGgtgatcgtgtgtgtgtgtgtgtgtgtgtgtgtgtgtgtgttgggaagggGACTCACAGTTTAAAAGAGGTCTGAATTGAATCCTTTGGCAAGCCAAAGCatccttttgttgttttaatgatCACTCTTTAGTGTGTCCGTGCAGCAAATGTGAGTTTTTGTATGGCAAGTTTTCTATAGcagggagagaaaggggaggtGGGGGGGCTACACCTGCACTAAATAGGGAGCTTGTTAGGTGACTGTTGTGATCAGTCCCCAACTTGTTCTGCCTGATCAAGCACAGTGGGCAGAGATCCAATCACAAAAGCATTCCACAAAGCAAGCAAAGCAAAAATCTTCACTAAACTGACTACTGGAATGAAAACTGCTGGGGTCCATCCCTTCCTTCACTGGGAAAAAAACATATTCTACTAAAGAGGGAAAGCAGTTGAGACTACGGAGACATCATCTTCTGCAATCATCTATTGAAAATGTTTCAAGACACACTGATGACAACATTGCACAATGTTGTACACAGTAGAATTACGCTAAGTCTTGTTTCCAAGTCTGACACTTTCTGCTCTTCCTGACTTCTTCCTTTGGAAAAGTAGCCCTTTAAAAACTTCCACCATTCCAGGGTAAGCTGCCCCTGGAGTCAGGTCTTCCTCCAGACTTATCTTGCTTTCCTTGATTTCCCATAAGATAtatgaattaaatgttttaaCTGCTTTTTAAgccttttaaataatattcatatCCATTATCAAGTTGTCACCACACCCTCTTCTGGGAGGGTGGGGGGTCAAAAGAAGAAAACGAGGCACAGCAAATGTGACTTGCCTGTCATTACTAGTGACAGAGAAAAGGTACACTCAAGGTTTCTGGAATTTATCCtgtgtaaaaacaaaaagaaaatcaacacacaaacacatcccAGAGCCAAATACTGTCTTCTTTTAATCACGTGctgttttgaattatttatgttttgttcCTCTCAGACATTCACGTTAACAACTGAGATTTAACTTTCTTGGTAAACTACAGCAAACTAGCATAACAATGACTGctctttaaaaagtaactttcaaagaagaaaattatgctCCCCGAACATAAATAGTTGATTGTTCCTGCTTAATAATCTGTGCTCTTATTAAATCCCTACACTTAAATATGGGCATTTGCAGAAAAGCAGCTTTGAGTTGTTGATTTGAAAATTAGTTGGTGGAACCCAATTTATGATATCCTGCTTTACATTATCTTTAAATGATGAGGAAGGCTGTTTAAAAGTATCCTTATGCTGTATGTCTGCGGTGTAGCTACTCCTAAAAAGTAGAAATGATGTTTAAAGGTTAATAAGTTCTGTCCGGATAAAGAAATTgattagataaaaatttaaatgtttgcaAAGATCAAAAAGGCATTGTGTGAATAATTAAAACTGAATTCTATCCTCCATGTCGAATAGCACCAATTAATGAAATAGTATCCCTAACACTGTAGACTGTAGCGCATCGATTCATTAAACAACAACCATTCACTTCAGGGAAGTTAATTATAAAATTACCGACCTCTTTTGGGAGAGTTGAACTGGTTGTCAGGTCTGGCAAAATCCATTCTCACGTAAGTGTCGTCATCATGGTCAGAATCGTCTGTCTCCGGGGGTCTCGGCACCCGGCGACTGCGAGGTGGGGGTTCGGGAgcggcagctgcagctgcagccccGCCAGCCCGGTTCTCACCTCTGGGAAGGTTTGCAGATGGGTTGTGGGCTCCAGCGTTCGAGCCACCGGCATTGTTTTGGGCCCCCCTTACAGCTTCGGCACCAGCTGCATTTGCAACAGGTTGAAACCAGCGGACAGAGGCGGAATCAAATCCAGCAGCGGCAGCTGCTGCGCCGATGCCCGGGGCCGCGGCGAGCGTGGAGGCCGCAACTACAACTTGGCGGACAGCTAAAGTCGGTGCTGCCGCTGAAGCAACAGCCGGGACATAGGATGGGGAAAGGTCTCTCTCGAGGCTGTCTGTTGGAAAAGCCGAGACAGCGGCTCTGGCTGCTGCAAAGAAACTTTGAGAACGGTTTTGTGGGCGtcttccctcctgcccttcctcctgCAGCAGCCTAGCTACAGGTGGTGGTTCTGAACATCGGCTGGGGGAGAGAGATATATCCATACAGCACTCAGAAAACGGGTCGACCACATAGATTCGACCTGTTTCAGCATCATAGCGAATGGCACTGTCAGCAAAAGGCAAGGCTGGTGTCACTGCTGAGTTGAAAATTACTTCAATGTAGTCACCCTCTTCCTCATTAGCATTGCTACCTGTAGCActaaggggaagaggaggaagtggcCACCTAGCACCGTCCAGCGATAGGGGGTTGGCACGTGGTATAGCTCTTAAAAGATCTGATAAGTCATTTGCTGGATTTGGAAATGGCACTCCAAACTCAACATTCACATAATTAGGAGAGGCTGACTGTCTGGGGTCAGCAATTATACCCCACGAATCTGATAGTCCTTGAGTAGAGGGAGCTGGTGTATTGCTCTCTCTTCTAGTGAAGTCAATGTTGACATAGTCACTAGAGCTGTCAGCTTCTCTCTGCTCATGTGTGGGCTCTTGTTGTTTTGGCTTGATCTCATATTCTTGTGTAATAAAGGAAAGTCTGTTAGGTCTCAGAGCCTTATCCTTTGGGGGCCCATCATCTGAAGGCTTTGAAAGTGATCCCCCATTTCTAGGCTTTGAGAATGGTCTCTCACCTGAAGGCTTTGAAGTTACATCTTTGGGGCCCCAGTTATAGGAGATTTCTTTGTCTAGGCCCCTCCCCAGGAACTTTCCAGGTAACATTGGTACATACTCACTGTGGTCACTCTGTCCCAAAGGTGAGCTCCGAAAAGGGTTTGGTAGAGAGAAATAGGAGCTCCAACTTTTGGAGGAAGAGCCACCCTGAGGATTTCTGGGGTTTTTTGGAATTGCACCGGCTCCAGGAGCCATGAACATGTAGTCACCCTCACCGTCATTGTCCTTTGAGTCGTCCCCTTTATTAGGATCAGGTGCAGGACTTGGAGCAGGTGGTGGGCTCACTCTGGGAAACATCATCATGTACCCTCTTGAATCTTCAAAAGGGGATCGAGAGTGGCGCTTTTTTGAAGCAGAGATATTTTGAGGAGCCATTGGCATATAATCACTGGAGCTGACAAGAGGGGCAGCTACCCCTGGCCTCATTGGCACGTATGGGTCATCCTCATCTTCATCAAAAGCTCTGGCTCTGTGGCGGCCACGAGCTGCACCTTCTGGGATCTCTGCATCTTTAACTTCTTTGCGTTCTTTTGTGGCTCCTCTGTCAGCACAAAAATAAAGTCGGAATCTTCCCCCAGACTTCCCTTTTCCACCAGTTGCCCCGGCTGgtggggggggaggaggaggtggtggaggtggtggcacTTGCTTGCTTTGAGTTAATTTGCCAAAATAGGATCTTTTCTTCAGAGATTTTCCACGttcatcatcaccatcagatCCTTTCCCACTTCCTGCGCCTTTGCCCCCTCCAGAGTTCTTGCCACCACCTGCGCCATAACCATCTCCAGGTCCCTGGCCACCACCTGAACCATGCCCACCTCCAGGTCTCTGGCCACCACCTGAACCGTTCCCACCTGAGGTGCCCTGGCCATCTCCAGAGCACTGGTTACCTCCTGAGCCCTGGCCACTTGAGCCCTGGCCACCACTAGAACCCTGGCCACCTCGGGATCCCTGTCCCTCACCTGAGCACTGGTTTCCTCCTGAGCTATGGCTACTGGAGCCTTGGCCACTCGAGCCCTGGCCACCTCCTGAGCCCCGGCCATTTCCTGATCCCCAATTGTTCATGGGCATGTAGTCGCCTCCACTTCCTTCCTGATCTTCTTTGCTCTGGGGCTTGCGTTCCTCCCCAGAGTTGCCAGAACCAGATCCAGACACTTCAGAAAACGGGCAAGCTCCATTGTTCGGGGCTTTTGCAGGGTGTGGGGGACGTGCTGGGCTGGGTTCTAAGCGGCGAAAAAAGCTGGCTGGCATTGAAATCGCTCTCCTTGACCTGTACCCTCTGGGTAAGTGCAGTCTTTCTCGACTGGAGTCGGGCACAGGCTCGCTGGGTGCTATGAAGCGCCTGGTGAAAAGCATCTCGTCTTCCCCGTCGCCGATGGCCCTGAGGTGGTAAAACTGCTCGAAGCGGGACCTTCTGAGCCAGCCTCCCGGCTCGATAGGCAGCAAGCCCAGGTGCCTCCTAGCGGACAGCAGGGTTAACAGGTGGGCGCCGATGCTGATGCTGTAGCTGCGGCAGCGGGCTCTATATTCGTCTGCACATAGGGCTCTCATCTTCGCCAAAAACAGCTCGTGCATGTTTTGGGCAACCACACAGTCATCGACCTGCATCCAGAGCTCTCCTGGACCGATGACGGTGGACCTGCCTACTTCCAAGAAGAAATACTGCTCTGAGTGTCCACAGCGACGGATGCTCAGGAGCTGCACAACCACGCTAGCCACTTCGGTGTTCAGCCTCACAAACACGACCTCCTCGTCGGTTAGACACAGCCGGAACACGCCGCTCAGCTCTTTTCTGTGCCCCAGCCCCCTGGGTTTGACTATTACCTGCCACACATCTTTATAGAAGGGTGGctccgccgccgctgccgccgccagCGCGCCCGGCTCTCC from Callithrix jacchus isolate 240 chromosome X, calJac240_pri, whole genome shotgun sequence carries:
- the IRS4 gene encoding insulin receptor substrate 4 isoform X2 → MASCSFTRDQGTRRLRGAAAAAAAALAAVTTTPLLSSRTPTALIGTGSSCPGAMWPSTATGSRSDSESEEEDLPVGEEVCKRGYLRKQKHGHRRYFVLKLETADAPARLEYYENARKFRHSVRAAAAAAAAAASGAAIPALIPPRRVITLYQCFSVSQRADARYPHLIALFTQDEYFAMVAENESEQESWYLLLSRLILESKRRRCGTLGAQPDGEPGALAAAAAAEPPFYKDVWQVIVKPRGLGHRKELSGVFRLCLTDEEVVFVRLNTEVASVVVQLLSIRRCGHSEQYFFLEVGRSTVIGPGELWMQVDDCVVAQNMHELFLAKMRALCADEYRARCRSYSISIGAHLLTLLSARRHLGLLPIEPGGWLRRSRFEQFYHLRAIGDGEDEMLFTRRFIAPSEPVPDSSRERLHLPRGYRSRRAISMPASFFRRLEPSPARPPHPAKAPNNGACPFSEVSGSGSGNSGEERKPQSKEDQEGSGGDYMPMNNWGSGNGRGSGGGQGSSGQGSSSHSSGGNQCSGEGQGSRGGQGSSGGQGSSGQGSGGNQCSGDGQGTSGGNGSGGGQRPGGGHGSGGGQGPGDGYGAGGGKNSGGGKGAGSGKGSDGDDERGKSLKKRSYFGKLTQSKQVPPPPPPPPPPPPAGATGGKGKSGGRFRLYFCADRGATKERKEVKDAEIPEGAARGRHRARAFDEDEDDPYVPMRPGVAAPLVSSSDYMPMAPQNISASKKRHSRSPFEDSRGYMMMFPRVSPPPAPSPAPDPNKGDDSKDNDGEGDYMFMAPGAGAIPKNPRNPQGGSSSKSWSSYFSLPNPFRSSPLGQSDHSEYVPMLPGKFLGRGLDKEISYNWGPKDVTSKPSGERPFSKPRNGGSLSKPSDDGPPKDKALRPNRLSFITQEYEIKPKQQEPTHEQREADSSSDYVNIDFTRRESNTPAPSTQGLSDSWGIIADPRQSASPNYVNVEFGVPFPNPANDLSDLLRAIPRANPLSLDGARWPLPPLPLSATGSNANEEEGDYIEVIFNSAVTPALPFADSAIRYDAETGRIYVVDPFSECCMDISLSPSRCSEPPPVARLLQEEGQEGRRPQNRSQSFFAAARAAVSAFPTDSLERDLSPSYVPAVASAAAPTLAVRQVVVAASTLAAAPGIGAAAAAAGFDSASVRWFQPVANAAGAEAVRGAQNNAGGSNAGAHNPSANLPRGENRAGGAAAAAAAPEPPPRSRRVPRPPETDDSDHDDDTYVRMDFARPDNQFNSPKRDGNVKSPWQSDYIATKTHFRRKVMLMEFYLHLLQICLQERKFRAF
- the IRS4 gene encoding insulin receptor substrate 4 isoform X1; amino-acid sequence: MASCSFTRDQGTRRLRGAAAAAAAALAAVTTTPLLSSRTPTALIGTGSSCPGAMWPSTATGSRSDSESEEEDLPVGEEVCKRGYLRKQKHGHRRYFVLKLETADAPARLEYYENARKFRHSVRAAAAAAAAAASGAAIPALIPPRRVITLYQCFSVSQRADARYPHLIALFTQDEYFAMVAENESEQESWYLLLSRLILESKRRRCGTLGAQPDGEPGALAAAAAAEPPFYKDVWQVIVKPRGLGHRKELSGVFRLCLTDEEVVFVRLNTEVASVVVQLLSIRRCGHSEQYFFLEVGRSTVIGPGELWMQVDDCVVAQNMHELFLAKMRALCADEYRARCRSYSISIGAHLLTLLSARRHLGLLPIEPGGWLRRSRFEQFYHLRAIGDGEDEMLFTRRFIAPSEPVPDSSRERLHLPRGYRSRRAISMPASFFRRLEPSPARPPHPAKAPNNGACPFSEVSGSGSGNSGEERKPQSKEDQEGSGGDYMPMNNWGSGNGRGSGGGQGSSGQGSSSHSSGGNQCSGEGQGSRGGQGSSGGQGSSGQGSGGNQCSGDGQGTSGGNGSGGGQRPGGGHGSGGGQGPGDGYGAGGGKNSGGGKGAGSGKGSDGDDERGKSLKKRSYFGKLTQSKQVPPPPPPPPPPPPAGATGGKGKSGGRFRLYFCADRGATKERKEVKDAEIPEGAARGRHRARAFDEDEDDPYVPMRPGVAAPLVSSSDYMPMAPQNISASKKRHSRSPFEDSRGYMMMFPRVSPPPAPSPAPDPNKGDDSKDNDGEGDYMFMAPGAGAIPKNPRNPQGGSSSKSWSSYFSLPNPFRSSPLGQSDHSEYVPMLPGKFLGRGLDKEISYNWGPKDVTSKPSGERPFSKPRNGGSLSKPSDDGPPKDKALRPNRLSFITQEYEIKPKQQEPTHEQREADSSSDYVNIDFTRRESNTPAPSTQGLSDSWGIIADPRQSASPNYVNVEFGVPFPNPANDLSDLLRAIPRANPLSLDGARWPLPPLPLSATGSNANEEEGDYIEVIFNSAVTPALPFADSAIRYDAETGRIYVVDPFSECCMDISLSPSRCSEPPPVARLLQEEGQEGRRPQNRSQSFFAAARAAVSAFPTDSLERDLSPSYVPAVASAAAPTLAVRQVVVAASTLAAAPGIGAAAAAAGFDSASVRWFQPVANAAGAEAVRGAQNNAGGSNAGAHNPSANLPRGENRAGGAAAAAAAPEPPPRSRRVPRPPETDDSDHDDDTYVRMDFARPDNQFNSPKRE